One window of Lawsonibacter asaccharolyticus genomic DNA carries:
- a CDS encoding inosine 5'-monophosphate dehydrogenase: MVNQDASQKFVKQGLTFDDVLLIPAASDVLPADVDLHTNLTKKIRLNIPLISSAMDTVTEYRMAIAIAREGGIGVIHKNMSISQQAEQVDMVKRSENGVITNPFWLAPGHTLAEADELMAKYRISGVPICDNGKLIGIITNRDMKFETDMNQLIDNVMTKENLVTAPEGITLEEAKEILRRHKIEKLPLVDKDFRLKGLITIKDIEKAEVYPNSARDEKGRLLVGAAIGATADVLDRVSALVEAGVDVLNLDSAHGHTQNVLETVKRIKALYPEVQLIAGNVATAEGTRALIEAGADCVKVGIGPGSICTTRVVAGIGVPQITAIYDAACVAAQYGVPIIADGGVKFSGDIVKAIAAGGSVVMIGSLLAGCEESPGDTEIYQGRQFKTYRGMGSLAAMNHGSKDRYFQESNKKLVPEGVEGRVPYKGSTSDTIYQLMGGLRAGMGYTGCHSIAELQQNAQFMQITAAGLRESHPHDIYITKEAPNYTISPD; encoded by the coding sequence ATGGTCAACCAGGACGCTTCCCAGAAGTTTGTCAAGCAGGGGCTTACCTTTGACGACGTGCTGCTGATCCCCGCCGCCAGCGATGTGCTGCCCGCTGATGTGGATCTGCACACCAATCTGACAAAGAAAATCCGGCTGAATATCCCGCTTATCAGTTCCGCTATGGATACCGTCACCGAGTATCGCATGGCCATCGCCATCGCCCGGGAGGGCGGCATCGGCGTCATCCACAAGAACATGTCTATCAGCCAGCAGGCGGAGCAGGTGGATATGGTCAAGCGCAGCGAGAACGGCGTCATCACCAACCCCTTCTGGCTGGCTCCGGGCCACACCCTGGCGGAGGCCGACGAGCTGATGGCCAAGTACCGCATCTCCGGCGTGCCCATCTGTGACAACGGAAAGCTGATCGGCATCATCACCAACCGGGACATGAAGTTCGAGACCGACATGAACCAGCTCATCGACAACGTGATGACCAAGGAGAACCTGGTCACCGCCCCCGAGGGCATCACCTTGGAGGAGGCTAAGGAGATCCTGCGCCGCCACAAAATCGAGAAGCTGCCCCTGGTGGACAAGGATTTCCGCCTCAAGGGCCTGATCACCATCAAGGACATCGAGAAGGCGGAGGTGTACCCCAACTCCGCCCGTGACGAGAAGGGCCGCCTGCTGGTGGGTGCCGCCATCGGCGCCACCGCCGACGTGCTGGACCGGGTATCCGCTCTGGTGGAGGCCGGCGTGGATGTGCTGAACCTGGACTCTGCCCACGGGCACACCCAGAACGTGCTGGAGACCGTCAAGCGCATCAAGGCCCTCTACCCGGAGGTCCAGCTGATCGCTGGCAACGTGGCCACCGCCGAGGGCACCCGCGCCCTCATCGAGGCAGGCGCCGACTGTGTGAAAGTGGGCATCGGCCCCGGCTCCATCTGCACCACCCGCGTGGTGGCCGGCATCGGCGTGCCTCAGATCACCGCCATCTATGACGCCGCCTGCGTGGCCGCCCAGTATGGTGTGCCCATCATTGCTGACGGCGGCGTGAAGTTCTCTGGCGATATCGTAAAGGCCATCGCCGCTGGCGGCAGTGTGGTCATGATCGGCTCTCTGCTGGCGGGGTGCGAGGAGTCCCCCGGCGATACCGAGATCTATCAGGGCCGCCAGTTCAAGACCTACCGCGGCATGGGCTCCCTGGCCGCCATGAATCACGGCTCCAAGGACCGCTACTTCCAGGAGTCCAACAAGAAGCTGGTGCCCGAGGGCGTGGAGGGGCGCGTCCCCTATAAGGGCTCCACCAGCGACACCATCTATCAGCTGATGGGCGGCCTGCGGGCCGGCATGGGCTACACCGGCTGCCACAGCATCGCGGAGCTCCAGCAGAACGCCCAGTTCATGCAGATCACTGCCGCCGGCCTGCGGGAGTCCCACCCCCACGACATCTATATCACCAAGGAAGCTCCCAACTATACCATCAGTCCTGACTGA
- a CDS encoding XRE family transcriptional regulator, translated as MAIILRLDRMMADRKISLNELSEKVGIANVNLSKIKTGKVSAIRFSTLNSICKALDCQPGDILEYQKDMEE; from the coding sequence ATGGCAATAATTTTAAGGCTTGATAGAATGATGGCAGATAGAAAAATAAGCCTAAACGAACTATCTGAAAAGGTCGGCATCGCAAATGTCAACTTATCTAAAATCAAAACAGGTAAAGTAAGTGCTATCCGCTTTTCTACACTGAATTCCATTTGCAAAGCACTGGATTGTCAGCCAGGGGATATATTAGAATATCAGAAAGACATGGAAGAATAA
- a CDS encoding oxidoreductase: MANMQLTKTPMAEQDPQVRNQNFLEVARGYTLEEAMNEAKRCIHCKNPACVSGCPVGIPIPEFLDQVAQGNIAAAYEILSNANALPAISGRVCPQENQCEGKCVRGIKGEPVAIGRVERFVADWAAQQGVANTATAPKNGRKVAVIGSGPAGLTCAGELARMGYSVTVFEAFHLPGGVLTYGIPEFRLPKAIVAREVANLEKMGVEIQLNMVIGKVLTIPELFDMGYESVFIGSGAGLPMFMKIPGESLVGVYSANEYLTRINLMKAYQPDSETPILHNRKVAVVGGGNVAMDAARCAKRLGAEVHIVYRRSDAELPARAEEVHHAREEGIIFDLLTNPVSIQGDEKGHVESITCIRMELGEPDASGRRSPVPIQGSEFTMEADAVIMALGTSPNPMSYGGTPGLERTRKGCVAADEAGHTSVEGVFAGGDAATGAATVILAMGAGKHAAKAIDEYLKSKK; encoded by the coding sequence ATGGCTAACATGCAGCTGACCAAGACCCCCATGGCGGAGCAGGACCCCCAGGTCCGGAACCAGAACTTCCTGGAGGTGGCCCGGGGCTACACCCTGGAGGAGGCCATGAACGAGGCCAAGCGGTGCATCCACTGCAAGAACCCGGCCTGCGTGTCTGGCTGTCCGGTGGGCATCCCCATCCCGGAATTTTTGGATCAGGTGGCCCAGGGGAACATCGCTGCCGCCTATGAGATCCTGTCCAACGCCAACGCCCTGCCCGCCATCTCCGGCCGGGTGTGCCCCCAGGAAAATCAGTGCGAGGGCAAGTGCGTCCGGGGCATCAAGGGGGAGCCGGTGGCCATCGGGCGGGTGGAGCGGTTCGTAGCTGACTGGGCCGCCCAGCAGGGAGTGGCCAACACGGCCACCGCCCCCAAGAACGGCAGAAAGGTGGCGGTCATCGGCTCCGGCCCGGCCGGCCTGACCTGCGCCGGCGAGCTGGCTCGGATGGGATACAGCGTTACGGTGTTCGAGGCGTTCCACCTGCCCGGCGGCGTACTGACCTACGGCATCCCCGAGTTCCGTCTCCCCAAGGCCATCGTGGCCCGGGAGGTGGCCAACCTGGAGAAGATGGGGGTGGAGATCCAGCTGAACATGGTCATCGGCAAGGTGCTGACCATCCCCGAGCTGTTCGACATGGGCTATGAGTCCGTGTTCATCGGCTCCGGCGCCGGGCTGCCCATGTTCATGAAGATCCCCGGTGAGTCCCTGGTGGGGGTGTACTCCGCCAACGAATACCTCACCCGCATCAACCTGATGAAGGCCTATCAGCCGGACAGCGAGACTCCCATCCTCCACAACCGCAAGGTGGCGGTGGTGGGCGGCGGCAACGTGGCCATGGACGCCGCCCGCTGCGCCAAGCGCCTGGGGGCAGAGGTCCACATCGTTTACCGCCGCTCTGACGCGGAGCTGCCTGCCCGGGCGGAGGAGGTCCACCACGCCCGGGAGGAGGGCATCATTTTCGACCTGCTCACCAACCCTGTCTCTATCCAGGGGGATGAGAAGGGGCATGTGGAGTCCATCACCTGCATCCGGATGGAGCTGGGAGAGCCGGACGCCTCCGGCCGCCGCAGCCCGGTGCCCATCCAGGGCAGTGAGTTCACCATGGAGGCGGACGCCGTCATCATGGCCCTGGGGACCAGTCCAAACCCCATGAGCTACGGCGGAACTCCCGGTCTGGAGCGCACCCGGAAGGGCTGCGTGGCCGCGGACGAGGCGGGACACACCTCGGTGGAGGGGGTCTTTGCCGGCGGCGACGCCGCCACCGGCGCCGCCACTGTCATCCTGGCCATGGGGGCCGGCAAGCACGCCGCAAAGGCCATCGACGAGTATTTGAAGAGCAAGAAATAA
- a CDS encoding L-asparaginase, with protein sequence MTRVLLLTTGGTIASRRGDQGLEPQISARGLLEYMSDLRAHYHIDARDILNLDSSNIQAEEWQTIARAVMENLDAYDGIVITHGTDTMAYTASVLSYMLQNLTKPVVLTGSQMPIDNLLTDARNNLYTAFSAVDCRIPGVSIAFDHKLIRGCRAVKVRTMGFEAFESVNAPYLGEVFANGIHRNESAIRPGDPSRPTRLLDRLCPDVFLLKLIPGTNPAVFSMLMDMHYRGIVLETFGAGGMHFLRRNLLDRLGELTAHGVSVVACSQCLYESSDLSIYEVGQRLLECGVIPGRDMTTEAAVTKLMWALGQTEDPAQVRDIFDSNLAGEVTL encoded by the coding sequence ATGACCCGAGTCCTGCTTCTCACCACCGGGGGCACCATCGCCTCCCGCCGGGGCGACCAGGGACTGGAGCCCCAGATCTCTGCCCGGGGCCTGCTGGAATATATGTCGGACCTGCGCGCCCACTACCACATCGACGCCCGGGACATCCTCAACCTGGACAGCTCCAACATCCAGGCTGAGGAGTGGCAGACCATCGCCCGGGCGGTGATGGAAAATCTGGACGCCTATGACGGCATCGTCATCACCCACGGCACTGATACCATGGCTTACACCGCCTCGGTGCTGAGCTACATGCTCCAGAATCTCACCAAACCCGTAGTCCTCACCGGCTCCCAGATGCCCATCGACAACCTGCTCACCGACGCCCGCAACAACCTCTATACCGCCTTTTCCGCCGTGGACTGCCGCATCCCCGGCGTCTCCATTGCCTTTGACCACAAGCTGATCCGGGGCTGCCGGGCAGTGAAGGTGCGCACCATGGGCTTTGAGGCTTTCGAGAGCGTCAACGCCCCCTATCTGGGGGAAGTTTTCGCCAACGGCATCCACCGCAACGAGAGCGCCATCCGCCCCGGCGACCCCAGCCGCCCCACCCGGCTGCTGGATCGGCTGTGCCCCGACGTCTTTCTGCTCAAGCTGATCCCCGGCACCAACCCGGCGGTCTTCTCCATGCTGATGGACATGCACTACCGGGGCATCGTCCTGGAGACCTTCGGCGCCGGCGGGATGCACTTTCTCCGCCGGAACCTGCTGGACCGGCTGGGCGAGCTCACTGCCCACGGGGTGTCGGTGGTGGCGTGCAGCCAGTGCCTCTATGAGTCCAGCGACCTGTCCATCTACGAGGTAGGCCAGCGCCTGCTGGAGTGCGGGGTAATCCCCGGCCGCGACATGACCACGGAAGCCGCGGTGACCAAGCTCATGTGGGCCCTGGGCCAGACCGAGGACCCGGCGCAGGTCCGCGATATCTTCGACTCCAACCTGGCCGGAGAGGTCACCCTCTAA
- a CDS encoding transcriptional regulator, producing the protein MLNENIKAIRTSKGLSQQELAVKLNVVRQTISKWEQGLSVPDSDLLISLSEALETPVSTLLGETVMESDVDPLKAISAKLEVINLQLAQRKTTRRRILHWLLLSLCAVIAAIFAFLSALNSPYLGWDYSDPETAVIGVALHGLEWLFVRAAPIILIAAIVGIFLTRKKG; encoded by the coding sequence ATGCTCAACGAAAACATAAAAGCGATCCGAACATCAAAAGGACTTTCCCAGCAGGAGCTTGCTGTCAAGCTGAACGTGGTGCGGCAGACGATCTCAAAATGGGAACAAGGATTATCTGTCCCCGACTCTGACCTGCTGATCTCTCTGTCGGAAGCCCTTGAGACCCCCGTGAGCACCTTGCTGGGAGAAACCGTCATGGAGTCGGACGTTGATCCCCTGAAAGCCATCTCCGCAAAACTGGAGGTGATAAACCTGCAGCTTGCGCAGAGAAAAACCACAAGGAGGCGTATCCTGCATTGGCTCCTCCTATCATTGTGCGCGGTCATAGCGGCCATCTTCGCCTTCTTGTCGGCCCTGAACAGCCCTTACTTAGGCTGGGATTACAGCGATCCCGAGACCGCTGTAATCGGGGTGGCCCTTCACGGGTTGGAATGGCTGTTCGTCAGAGCGGCCCCCATCATCCTGATCGCCGCGATCGTCGGGATCTTCTTGACACGGAAAAAGGGATAG
- a CDS encoding stage V sporulation protein AE yields MEYFNAFLCGGILCLIGQLLIDKTPLTPAKILVLYVVTGVVLGGAGVYQKLVDWAGSGATVPLTGFGYLLAKGVRKAVEEQGFLGALTGGVTAAAGGITAAIFFGFLVALLFKSKPKS; encoded by the coding sequence ATGGAATATTTCAACGCGTTTCTCTGCGGCGGCATCCTGTGCCTGATCGGACAGCTTCTCATCGACAAGACGCCTCTCACCCCGGCCAAGATCCTAGTCCTCTATGTGGTCACCGGCGTGGTCCTGGGCGGCGCGGGCGTCTACCAGAAGCTGGTGGACTGGGCCGGGAGCGGAGCCACCGTCCCCCTCACCGGTTTCGGCTATCTGCTGGCCAAGGGGGTGCGCAAGGCAGTGGAGGAGCAGGGCTTCCTGGGGGCCCTCACCGGGGGTGTCACCGCAGCGGCGGGCGGCATCACCGCCGCCATCTTCTTCGGCTTCCTGGTGGCGCTGCTCTTCAAGTCCAAGCCCAAGAGCTGA
- a CDS encoding stage V sporulation protein AD — MTTKKLGRQTVALANPPTLAGHANVVGKKEGEGPLASSFDLIGSDDTFGEATWEKSESAMQKQALALALDKAGQAASAMDWLFAGDLLNQCIGSSFAARGQDIPFFGLYGACSTMGEGLALASMTLDGGFGEWAAVVVSSHFCTAERQYRTPLEYGGQRTPTAQWTVTGAGAAILAREGPGPYVTHCTLGKITDKGITDTNNMGAAMAPAAYATLTAHFQDTGRGPDYYDLIVTGDLGKLGRELLLELFRQDGVDLSTNHNDCGLMIFDLENQDVHCGGSGCGCSASVLTGYLLNGMREGRWKNILFCPTGALHSPTSAFQGESVPGICHAIAISAVK; from the coding sequence ATGACAACAAAAAAACTGGGCCGTCAAACGGTGGCCCTTGCCAACCCGCCCACCCTGGCCGGACACGCCAATGTAGTGGGCAAGAAGGAAGGGGAGGGCCCTCTGGCCAGCTCCTTCGACCTCATCGGCTCTGATGACACCTTTGGGGAGGCCACCTGGGAGAAGTCGGAGAGCGCCATGCAGAAGCAGGCCCTCGCCCTGGCGCTGGACAAGGCCGGCCAGGCTGCCTCCGCCATGGACTGGCTCTTTGCCGGCGACCTGCTCAACCAGTGCATCGGCTCCTCCTTCGCCGCCCGGGGGCAGGACATCCCCTTTTTTGGGCTCTACGGGGCCTGCTCCACCATGGGGGAGGGTCTGGCCCTGGCCTCCATGACCTTGGACGGCGGCTTCGGGGAGTGGGCGGCGGTGGTGGTCTCCTCCCACTTCTGTACGGCGGAGCGGCAGTACCGCACCCCCCTGGAGTACGGAGGCCAGCGCACCCCCACCGCCCAGTGGACGGTGACCGGCGCCGGGGCCGCCATCCTGGCCCGGGAGGGGCCCGGTCCCTACGTCACCCACTGCACCCTGGGCAAGATCACCGACAAGGGGATCACTGACACCAACAACATGGGGGCCGCCATGGCCCCGGCGGCCTATGCCACCCTCACCGCCCACTTTCAGGATACCGGCCGGGGGCCGGACTACTACGACCTGATCGTCACCGGCGACCTGGGCAAGCTTGGGCGTGAGCTGCTGCTGGAGCTGTTCCGGCAGGACGGGGTGGACCTGTCCACCAACCACAACGACTGCGGTCTGATGATCTTCGATCTGGAAAATCAGGACGTCCACTGCGGCGGCTCGGGCTGCGGCTGCTCCGCCTCGGTGCTCACCGGCTATCTGCTCAACGGGATGCGGGAGGGCCGCTGGAAAAATATCCTTTTCTGCCCCACCGGCGCCCTCCACTCCCCCACCTCCGCCTTTCAGGGAGAGTCGGTGCCCGGTATCTGCCACGCCATCGCCATCTCCGCTGTCAAATGA